TCATTCAGGCCGCCTTCTCCATCACGCCGTCGACGAACACAACGCCTCGAATCACATGAGCCAGCATCGACACGCTGTTAAGTTTTCTCCAGCGCCGCTCGGCTTGCGTGGCGAGCTTGAAGACCATCGTCAGCGTCGCCGTGCGAGACCCACACCC
This genomic window from Acidobacteriota bacterium contains:
- a CDS encoding IS256 family transposase codes for the protein GCGSRTATLTMVFKLATQAERRWRKLNSVSMLAHVIRGVVFVDGVMEKAA